From one Suicoccus acidiformans genomic stretch:
- a CDS encoding LacI family DNA-binding transcriptional regulator has product MKVRLKDIAKAAGVSPTTVSLVLNNRPVRVSDNTRKNILKLSKELNYIPNQQARSLAKNQTNMIGLIVPNIENPFFASIATSIESLLTEYNYITIIMNSNDSHHSEKKMLEKMTALNVDGLIIVYSNEFFFTHSVDYIQKKKRAIPTILLDRYIEDVESPQVYYNNELSGYITTKFLISIGHQNIGMLGANETLINSRHRYKGYKKALKEHNIAINEDWYVETAITFEDGYNKADQILRHGEVTSVICGNDLSALGFMRRAEEIGCRIPDDISVVGHDNIELNRYSSKPLTSIEQNPRKLAEYAVNKLINQIEHKSTNHSFYSDIILEPNLVIGKTTKRL; this is encoded by the coding sequence TTGAAAGTAAGACTAAAAGATATTGCTAAAGCAGCCGGTGTCTCTCCGACAACTGTCTCTTTAGTTTTAAACAACCGGCCGGTTAGGGTCTCTGACAATACCAGGAAGAATATTCTTAAACTTTCTAAAGAATTAAACTATATCCCTAACCAACAAGCGCGTAGTTTAGCTAAAAACCAAACAAATATGATTGGGTTGATTGTACCTAACATAGAAAACCCCTTTTTTGCATCAATAGCAACAAGTATCGAAAGTTTACTCACGGAGTATAATTATATAACAATTATTATGAACTCGAATGATTCTCATCATTCAGAAAAGAAAATGTTAGAGAAAATGACGGCCTTAAATGTTGATGGACTAATTATTGTTTATTCTAATGAATTTTTCTTCACCCATTCAGTTGACTATATTCAAAAGAAGAAAAGAGCTATACCCACAATTCTTTTAGACCGCTACATCGAAGATGTCGAATCTCCACAGGTTTATTATAATAATGAATTAAGTGGCTATATTACGACGAAATTTTTAATTTCAATAGGTCACCAGAATATCGGGATGCTTGGGGCGAACGAAACACTAATTAACAGCCGTCATCGTTATAAAGGATATAAAAAGGCTTTAAAGGAGCATAATATTGCTATAAACGAAGATTGGTATGTCGAAACAGCAATTACCTTTGAGGATGGATACAATAAAGCTGATCAAATTCTACGACACGGTGAAGTAACATCAGTCATCTGTGGTAATGACTTGTCTGCACTCGGTTTTATGCGCCGTGCAGAGGAAATAGGATGTAGGATTCCAGATGATATCTCTGTAGTGGGTCATGATAATATTGAACTCAATCGCTATTCGTCGAAACCTTTAACCTCAATCGAACAAAATCCAAGAAAATTGGCCGAGTATGCCGTAAATAAATTAATTAATCAAATTGAACATAAATCTACTAATCATAGTTTTTACAGCGACATCATTCTTGAACCTAATTTAGTCATTGGTAAAACCACTAAAAGATTGTAA
- a CDS encoding NADP(+)-dependent, decarboxylating phosphogluconate dehydrogenase: MKVNMIGIGKMGYPLVQNMVDHGHEVYAFDVSEDNINRIKEEVGIEATTDFDTFMQNAFSDEKYRIFWLMLPPGEITDNTVKNMLEYIQENDVVIEGGNSNHHNSMKSGELLAEKGAYFMDVGTSGGVSGARNGASFMIGGDKQVYEDIEELFSSLATPEGYVYTGKTGSGHFLKLVHNAIYYGIQQSYGEGLEILEKSEFDYDLAEVTAALNKSSVIRSWVLEIIADAFANDNHLEGYSGHVKGSKSTNWVVNEAMNMDVPVPAIYSALAMRHRGIQDDESFSGKVVSAIRAGVGGYDKK; the protein is encoded by the coding sequence ATGAAAGTTAATATGATAGGTATTGGGAAAATGGGGTATCCACTAGTTCAGAATATGGTGGACCACGGTCATGAAGTATATGCATTTGACGTAAGTGAAGACAATATCAATAGGATAAAAGAAGAGGTAGGAATTGAAGCCACAACCGACTTTGATACTTTCATGCAAAATGCTTTTTCAGATGAAAAATACCGTATTTTCTGGTTAATGCTACCACCAGGTGAAATTACAGATAATACTGTAAAAAATATGCTTGAATACATACAAGAAAATGATGTTGTCATTGAAGGTGGTAACTCAAATCATCATAACAGTATGAAGAGCGGAGAATTACTTGCAGAAAAAGGCGCTTATTTCATGGATGTTGGAACATCAGGTGGTGTTTCGGGCGCACGTAATGGTGCAAGCTTTATGATTGGTGGCGACAAGCAAGTTTACGAAGATATTGAAGAACTATTCTCTTCGTTAGCTACGCCTGAAGGCTATGTGTATACTGGCAAAACTGGTAGTGGCCATTTCTTGAAATTGGTTCATAATGCAATTTATTATGGAATTCAACAATCTTATGGTGAAGGTCTAGAAATCTTAGAAAAATCTGAGTTTGACTATGATTTAGCAGAAGTGACAGCTGCTTTGAACAAATCGTCAGTTATTCGTAGCTGGGTACTAGAAATTATTGCAGATGCATTTGCTAATGATAATCATTTAGAAGGTTATAGTGGACATGTTAAAGGCTCAAAGTCAACTAATTGGGTTGTAAATGAAGCGATGAATATGGATGTTCCTGTGCCAGCCATTTATTCAGCTTTAGCTATGCGTCATCGCGGAATTCAAGACGATGAGTCATTCAGTGGAAAAGTAGTATCTGCGATACGTGCAGGTGTTGGCGGATACGACAAAAAATAA
- a CDS encoding L-ribulose-5-phosphate 3-epimerase, whose translation MNSLGIYEKAVPFQGTWLDTFKLIKELGFNYMEFSVDESDERLARLDWSKEERKELLDASFETGIRIHTLMLSGHRRFPLGSSDPEVREHSIEMLRKAVNLACDLGIRNIQMAGYDVYYEEKTVDSRALFVEGLRECVEIAASKGITLAIETMDDPFLNNTQKIADLKREIRSPWLQAYPDLGNISAWPENDVAVDLENNIDYVTCIHLKDTLAVTEDFEGKFKEVPFGAGCVDFMGCLRTLKRIGYTGGYTIEMWTEKSDNAIDEIKAAKAFFEEIFEEVGIEIEPIN comes from the coding sequence TTGAATTCATTAGGGATATACGAAAAAGCTGTTCCTTTTCAAGGGACTTGGTTAGATACATTCAAGTTAATTAAAGAATTAGGCTTTAATTATATGGAGTTTTCGGTAGATGAGAGTGATGAACGTTTAGCACGTCTGGATTGGTCTAAAGAGGAGCGGAAAGAACTTCTAGATGCAAGCTTTGAAACAGGCATACGTATTCATACATTGATGTTAAGTGGCCACCGCCGTTTCCCGCTTGGTTCAAGTGACCCAGAGGTTAGAGAACATTCCATAGAGATGCTGCGTAAAGCAGTTAATTTAGCCTGCGATTTAGGTATCCGTAATATTCAAATGGCTGGCTATGATGTTTATTATGAAGAGAAGACAGTAGATTCTAGAGCTTTATTTGTAGAAGGACTTAGAGAATGTGTTGAAATTGCTGCATCTAAAGGAATTACTCTTGCAATTGAAACGATGGATGATCCGTTTCTAAATAATACACAGAAAATTGCAGACTTAAAGCGGGAGATTCGTAGTCCTTGGCTACAGGCTTATCCTGATTTAGGTAATATATCTGCTTGGCCTGAAAACGATGTGGCAGTTGATTTAGAGAATAACATTGATTATGTCACGTGTATTCATTTAAAAGATACATTAGCTGTAACAGAGGATTTCGAAGGTAAATTTAAAGAAGTTCCGTTTGGTGCAGGTTGTGTTGATTTTATGGGTTGCCTCAGGACCTTGAAGCGTATAGGTTATACGGGTGGCTATACAATCGAAATGTGGACCGAGAAAAGTGATAATGCGATAGATGAAATTAAGGCTGCAAAAGCTTTCTTTGAAGAAATTTTTGAAGAAGTGGGAATTGAAATCGAACCGATTAATTAA
- a CDS encoding PTS sugar transporter subunit IIA gives MIGIQVITHGKFAEGIIDSVDMIIGNTEQVAHNELKRGQDIDEFREEVKETTEQIMSEDGVLIFVDMFGASPYNSALINSRDIEGDNYKVITGVNLPLLIEAISNRASMDLDKLYKHILDSAEHAVMGWEKE, from the coding sequence ATGATAGGAATTCAAGTAATCACACACGGTAAATTTGCGGAAGGTATTATTGACTCAGTGGATATGATTATAGGCAACACAGAACAAGTTGCCCATAATGAATTAAAGCGTGGTCAAGATATTGATGAGTTTCGCGAGGAAGTTAAAGAAACAACTGAGCAGATTATGTCTGAAGATGGTGTCTTGATTTTCGTTGATATGTTTGGGGCATCACCTTATAATTCAGCGCTTATTAATTCCAGAGATATCGAAGGGGATAATTATAAAGTCATTACAGGAGTAAACTTACCACTTTTAATTGAAGCTATTTCTAATAGAGCATCAATGGATCTTGACAAACTGTATAAGCATATCTTAGACTCAGCAGAACATGCTGTTATGGGCTGGGAAAAAGAATAA
- a CDS encoding glucosaminidase domain-containing protein: MNKQEFISTVAELAVKYPSPFFNSVTIAQAIHETGWGTSDLAIKANNLFGIKASAPWTGPVFNKDSMEERKGVKRFENSDFRKYSSWEESVKDHATFLESTEYRKEYYSRVINAASAVVQAERLTGTYATDSEYGKKLLRYMDEYNLYQYDKEEQAKMQKFTKPQMTDRRRQALGYPSHGAYTKRSLSAIKQIVWHYTATTHAGDAMDVIKAHEHFWRNTHGWEIGGYHFYIDRQGKIVQNYDLSIVTYGAGRLNPQLVHVCCEASSANNYTKAQIEAREKVTLWLMQELNIPASQVKGHKEIPYNSTSCPGYSTTQLNDFRAKLGEKFKRGGNHPSVNAFNPQGLKEFKPADYKAPRLPFAELKVGDTVTLAENWSWYNPGNGNLIKSNRYAELIGQQDEIVEIKEVEGFNHSTKIYKLKKYNSWLPQEYAEESKKGWDLVKVDPGIEVVELQDGEYLDKDGNVWIWVKK; encoded by the coding sequence ATGAATAAACAAGAATTCATCAGCACAGTAGCGGAGCTAGCGGTTAAATACCCTAGCCCGTTTTTTAATTCGGTCACGATCGCGCAGGCCATTCATGAGACAGGTTGGGGGACAAGTGACTTAGCGATTAAAGCAAATAATCTTTTCGGCATCAAAGCAAGCGCTCCGTGGACGGGTCCCGTGTTCAATAAAGACAGTATGGAAGAGCGTAAAGGTGTTAAACGATTCGAGAATTCAGACTTTCGTAAATACTCATCGTGGGAAGAGTCAGTCAAAGACCATGCGACTTTTTTAGAGTCCACCGAATATCGTAAAGAGTACTATAGCAGGGTTATCAATGCAGCGTCCGCAGTCGTGCAGGCGGAGCGATTGACAGGCACGTATGCCACAGATTCGGAATATGGCAAGAAATTACTTCGATATATGGATGAGTACAACTTGTATCAATACGACAAGGAGGAGCAAGCTAAAATGCAGAAATTTACCAAGCCACAAATGACGGATAGACGTAGGCAAGCTTTGGGCTACCCTAGCCACGGAGCGTATACTAAGCGGTCTTTATCAGCTATCAAGCAAATTGTATGGCACTATACCGCAACCACTCACGCAGGGGATGCAATGGATGTCATCAAAGCGCACGAGCATTTTTGGCGCAATACACACGGTTGGGAAATTGGTGGTTACCACTTTTACATTGATCGCCAAGGGAAGATTGTCCAAAATTATGATTTATCTATTGTCACTTACGGCGCAGGTCGCTTAAACCCGCAGTTAGTCCATGTATGTTGTGAAGCTTCCAGCGCAAATAACTATACAAAAGCGCAAATTGAAGCGCGGGAAAAAGTAACCTTGTGGTTGATGCAGGAGTTAAATATTCCAGCTAGTCAAGTCAAAGGGCACAAAGAAATACCGTATAACTCAACATCATGCCCGGGCTATTCAACCACTCAATTAAACGATTTTCGGGCGAAATTAGGCGAGAAATTCAAACGTGGGGGTAATCATCCTAGCGTTAACGCATTTAACCCGCAAGGACTAAAAGAATTCAAGCCAGCGGACTACAAAGCGCCGCGCTTACCATTTGCTGAATTAAAAGTTGGCGATACTGTGACGCTAGCCGAGAATTGGTCTTGGTACAATCCGGGGAACGGTAACTTAATCAAATCTAATCGCTACGCTGAACTCATCGGTCAGCAAGATGAGATTGTGGAAATTAAAGAGGTTGAAGGTTTTAACCACAGTACAAAGATTTACAAGCTTAAAAAATACAATTCGTGGCTACCGCAAGAATATGCCGAAGAAAGCAAGAAGGGTTGGGATTTAGTCAAAGTTGACCCAGGCATTGAGGTGGTGGAACTTCAAGACGGGGAATACTTAGACAAAGATGGTAATGTTTGGATTTGGGTGAAGAAGTAA
- the rpiB gene encoding ribose 5-phosphate isomerase B: MQIAIASDHGGFELKHTIIDHLQNQGYDIVDYGPNSNESVDYPDYSKKVTASITNNESQLGILICGTGVGMSITANKVKGIRASLVSDVYTAKVTREHNNSNVLCLGARVIGDSLALLIVDTWLQAEFEGGRHAVRVDKIE, encoded by the coding sequence ATGCAGATAGCAATCGCATCAGACCATGGTGGATTTGAATTAAAGCATACAATTATTGACCATTTACAAAATCAGGGATATGACATTGTAGATTATGGTCCTAATTCTAATGAGTCCGTTGATTACCCTGACTACAGTAAGAAAGTTACGGCTTCCATTACTAATAATGAAAGCCAGCTTGGCATCTTAATTTGTGGAACGGGTGTTGGTATGTCAATTACTGCCAATAAAGTTAAGGGAATTCGTGCGTCATTAGTCAGTGACGTATATACTGCAAAAGTTACACGTGAACACAACAACTCAAATGTTCTGTGTCTAGGAGCTAGGGTAATTGGTGATTCGCTAGCCTTATTAATCGTTGATACGTGGCTACAAGCTGAGTTCGAAGGTGGGCGCCATGCGGTTAGAGTAGATAAAATTGAATAG
- a CDS encoding phage holin yields MKISNSTYDILKWVALIVLPALAVMISALGEVWGIANAEAISTTINIVSVFVGTSLGFSTYEYNKGDKNE; encoded by the coding sequence ATGAAAATAAGTAACAGCACTTATGATATTTTAAAATGGGTAGCTTTAATTGTATTACCAGCTTTAGCAGTTATGATTAGTGCGCTGGGTGAAGTGTGGGGGATTGCGAATGCGGAAGCCATTTCAACCACAATCAATATAGTATCTGTATTTGTTGGTACATCACTAGGCTTTAGCACTTATGAATACAATAAAGGTGATAAGAATGAATAA
- a CDS encoding L-ribulose-5-phosphate 4-epimerase, protein MLEELKQEVYEANMLLPEYDLVTFTWGNVSGIDREKGLFVIKPSGVDYDKLTPEDMVVVNLDGEVVEGDLNPSSDTPTHTYLYNKFSDIQGITHTHSPWAVSFATAGVEVQAMNTTHADNFYGPVPVAPELTKAEIEEAYEENTGKVIVDTFEQRGINPMAVPAVLVEKHGPFSWGKSAKDSVVNAKVLEVVCEMNYHALMLTNRDNRVPQYLLDKHYYRKHGENAYYGQDNAKSKDHAKKA, encoded by the coding sequence ATGTTAGAAGAATTAAAACAAGAAGTATACGAAGCGAATATGTTACTCCCAGAATATGATTTAGTAACATTTACATGGGGCAATGTGTCAGGCATTGACCGTGAGAAAGGTTTATTTGTTATCAAGCCTTCTGGCGTTGACTACGATAAATTAACCCCTGAAGATATGGTTGTTGTGAATTTAGATGGGGAAGTCGTTGAAGGAGATTTAAATCCATCTAGTGATACGCCAACGCACACTTATTTATATAACAAATTTTCTGATATTCAAGGGATTACTCACACTCACTCACCCTGGGCAGTCTCTTTTGCTACAGCTGGTGTTGAGGTGCAAGCTATGAATACAACTCATGCTGATAATTTCTATGGACCAGTCCCAGTTGCACCCGAATTGACCAAAGCAGAGATTGAAGAAGCATATGAAGAGAATACTGGAAAGGTCATTGTGGATACATTTGAACAAAGAGGAATTAATCCTATGGCAGTACCAGCGGTACTTGTTGAGAAACATGGACCTTTCTCATGGGGTAAATCTGCAAAAGACTCTGTTGTTAATGCAAAAGTTCTAGAAGTTGTATGTGAGATGAACTATCATGCCTTAATGTTAACAAATCGTGACAATCGAGTACCGCAATATTTACTAGATAAGCATTATTATCGTAAACATGGAGAGAATGCTTACTACGGTCAAGATAATGCCAAATCAAAAGACCATGCTAAGAAAGCATAG
- a CDS encoding 3-keto-L-gulonate-6-phosphate decarboxylase UlaD, with product MIMAIPNLQVALDHSNTADAVAAAVSVGAEVDIVEAGTVLMCEVGSEVVQILRKLFPDKPIVADTKCADAGTTIARNCKNQGADIMTCICAAEVATMTSAAKEIDHIQVELYGDWTFEQAQEWLDNGIEQVVYHQSRDALLAGVTWGEKDLEKVKKLVDMGFKVSVTGGLNLETIELFEGVDVYTFIAGRAITEADDPAAAAKELKDKIKELWA from the coding sequence ATAATTATGGCAATTCCAAATTTACAAGTAGCTCTAGATCATTCTAATACTGCAGATGCAGTGGCAGCTGCAGTATCGGTAGGTGCGGAAGTTGATATTGTAGAAGCGGGTACGGTTTTAATGTGTGAAGTGGGAAGTGAAGTTGTACAAATCCTACGCAAATTATTCCCAGACAAACCTATCGTAGCCGATACGAAATGTGCGGATGCTGGAACAACAATTGCACGCAACTGTAAGAATCAAGGTGCAGATATCATGACCTGTATCTGTGCAGCAGAAGTTGCAACAATGACTTCAGCAGCTAAAGAAATCGACCATATTCAAGTTGAATTGTACGGTGATTGGACGTTTGAACAAGCGCAAGAATGGTTAGACAATGGTATTGAGCAAGTTGTCTATCACCAAAGTCGTGATGCGTTGTTAGCTGGTGTAACTTGGGGTGAGAAAGACCTTGAGAAAGTCAAAAAGCTTGTTGACATGGGCTTCAAAGTTTCTGTAACAGGTGGCTTAAATCTCGAAACCATTGAATTGTTCGAAGGGGTAGATGTGTACACATTCATCGCAGGTCGTGCTATTACCGAAGCTGATGATCCAGCTGCAGCTGCTAAAGAATTAAAAGATAAGATTAAAGAGCTTTGGGCTTAA